In Quercus robur chromosome 11, dhQueRobu3.1, whole genome shotgun sequence, the sequence AGTTGATGATTAAATTATACCCTTGCACCATTGTgacaaaggaaaagaagaagaataagaagctTCACATGGTTTTTCTTATTACTTAGTTGACTGCAAAAATCACTCCCCAAATAGTACTATTTGTTCAAAATGTATATGaaattatctttattttgttcAGAATGTATGTGTAATTATTGTTCTAATAAAATCAGCTGCTAAATGCACGGGTCATCTTGAGCTCCATGTTCATTGTCCCTTCAAATGTCTCAGGTTTCTCAAGTCTTTTAAGCTGCATTACATTACATGACATTCTTCAGAGCAGTAATTTTGAGAAACTGTGAGGGCAGGGCtcaaacattttaaataaagCTGTCACACAACTAAACTCAGTTGATATGATATATGGATTGCAAAATACAAATTCAAAAGTCTCTGACCTACAACTTTGTGTATGAATTGCAAATTCATCATAAGTTATGGTTTATTATAGGAAGataaatttgaaactatctCCAATGTATTACAGATAAtggatttttggtttattatgTATAATGATCCAAAACACCCAAACGAATTGTAGACCCATATACTTATAGAACAAGCATACTAAGCTTGGGTTAGTCTAGGTTTCTCTAGTATATTGAAAGCACTTAACAATCGCACAACATATTGATCAATCTTTGTCCTTTGAATCGTAAAACAATCAAAAAGTAAAGGAATGTCCAAAGTGGCCTCGACCTGCGAGGGTGGCTGAAGGGGAGCTCCAGTCCTTCTGCTAAATAGTTGACTCAACACTTCTTGTGGATGACTCAGTTATCCTCTACTCATGTGGAGCAACAACAGTTGTCACAGCTGACCTCTATACACATGAGACCATTGGAATTTGGATTTTTCAGCCTTCCCCAAAAGAGGGAATTTCTTTTGATCAACAGAGACCCTGACTCTACGGACTTGCTTCACTAACAGCTTAAGATGTAGCCTTTTAAGGGCTTTCTTTGTGGACATAGGTCGTGAAGCCTGAACCTCTTACTTCCGTTTTCTCTAGAATATCTACACCAACTTATATTCCCTTTATTTTACAATGTTCAGCATGAACCATCCAACATCTGACCTACAAAATCATAGGGAAGCTTCAAGTCAGgaagaaattagaaaaaatgcAATACTATTATTTTGGAGAAATTTTCATATGAGACGGGTGTATGAAAATTTATAGTTGAAACCTTTGAGACATGATTTACAGCATTATTAGCTTTTTGTTTTTAGCGAATAAAAGTTGACATGTAATGTTTGTTCAGTATTATGGAGGTAGCTACTGGGTGGTCAGCAAACCAAAATGTTTGATAATAACTCGATAATATGGGTCAAGATTGATAAATTAGCACTTTGTCGCTAAATTTGGTACAGAAAATCTGTGTATGTTTAACGTGGACTTTCCCCTTTAGCCTAAAACATTCTGCTTCAAAAATGAGACCATTAGTTAGCTAATTGGGGAGGTTGTGGTTCTCGTTTTGTTCTCAAATAAGACTTACTTCCATGTTGTAGCTTGGTAAAAGAGGCTTTGAATCTTGTAGTTTTGGTTCAGTCTGAATGTCATACAATCTTGAGTAGGGATGGCTATCACCAAATGAATTGTAGAAATCAAGTTGTAATTGGTGGAGCATAAAATGGGATATAAAAGTGAAACAGAAGATTTGTATTCATATAAAAATAGTGAATAACacttaagaaagaaagagagaagaatatTACTATTCGTAATTTTTGCTGAGGATAGAGAAATGGCTAAAAAGGCAATGACACAATGAGAGtagttaaattttaaatgattgtaatcataaacaaacaaataatgaGAATGCGAAGGAGTCCAAAATGATAGGACTAATGATTAGgactactaatttttttattataaataaataaataaagaataaaccCCCTAATCATTCAAATATTATAACATCTTTTTATTATGTCTAAGTTGTTTAACTTGCTTgcaatatatgcaaaaaaaaaaaatagtacaaacCTTTCTTGTATTCTTACAATCAAACATATTACAACGCAGTACTCTCTGCTCTAGGTTCTGCCTTCAATCATTCCGAGAATATTAAGGCAATTTCTTAGGGTTTGACCTATACAACTGGCCTACTATCTCGGTGTTCTTGCAAAGGTATTTCACTATTGCATTCATGATTTAATGTTTGTATGGAAATATGGAAAACGTTACCCTTCATCTAGAGAAAATGAGGAGATTTTCTGTAGTCGGGTGTTTCTGTTAGTCTGCTCAGAGTCAAACCATTTAACTTCCCAGTTTTAGTGTTGTGTTTGCTGACAGACCTGTGTTACTTGAGTTGCTGAATTCCAGCTTGTTTGAAATATACTTTCTTCTAAAGTGTTCTATGCATTCTAAACACAACTCAAtctatatacaaaaaaaaaatataacagtTGATATTAGTTTCTTCTATATATGATTCTCTAGATGGAAGACCAGAGCCTTGTGTTCACACTGGATGAAGCACTTGATGCTGTGGGGTTTGGGAACTTCCAGGCCCTTGTGCTTGCTTATGCAGGACTAGGTTGGTTTGCAGAAGCAACAGAGTTTATGCTTATCACTTTTGTAGGACCAGAAGTTGAGTCTGAGTGGGGACTTTCATCAGGCCAAGAGAGCCTCTTAACAACTGTTGTTTTTGCGGGCATGCTAGTTGGGGCATATATAGGGGGCCTTATATCAGATACCTATGGAAGGAGGTAGTCCTTTCCCTTTTTTCAATCCTATGACTTGTCTTTGCCtggtaaaaaactaaaaaactacaTCTCCTCTTTGGATGAAAATTCATTAAGGCATATATGATGTAATGATTGGGATATACATCAATAGCTTCATAACCTATCAACATGTCAACTTATCTCTGTTAAGGACACATGATCCAATTCAAGTCATTCACTTCTTGTAGTAGATCATATTTGCATAAgctcaagggaaaaaaaattctcaagtaATAAAAGATACTTTTTGTTAGaattatagttaaataattagATGTACCATTTCAGAATAGTTTAAGATTTTGTAATCATTAGTAATTTATTATGATATTAGAGCAAATGGTCCTAGTTTGGACCCTGCCTGCACTCGACCTCCCATTATTAAAGAACCCCACTTATTAAAGGGTAGTTTGGATCCATatgaattataattaaattccccattttttaaaaatttaaacttttgggataatccataatttataatttcaaagAAATTTGGAGATACGCTAGTGATGAATTCCAACCTTTTAAAATAGAAGTCTCTTCGTGCTTACTTATAAATATCATTAATTAATTACCTGCTTTTATTGGCTCTCGGAGCTATGTTCTAGGAAAGCAAAATGATTTTTCTAAGTTAACTTGTGAATTATGCTGAACTCTCATGCCAGTATTAGTATAAGGAAATTTTTGGCACTAGCGTGCTGTCCTTTTTAATAAGAAACTCCACGGATCTCTTTCATGGTTTGCAAAGTTTCACATCAACAAATTCTTGGTGAAGCTTGCTGGTATAGGAATGTACTTTTATAAGTTAATCCTGGGCAAGCTATTCATCAAGTGCTAAGTCATTCTACTAGAGAACTAATCTGTAGATGTCGTTTCTTTctttggtaatatatatattgtcaagGAGACAATTGACTCCTGCCATTTTGCTACCCTTATGATGACATTGCTCAACCTTTGTTTATCTGTTACTCCTTCACTTTCCCTTGTCAGGAAGTTTTTTCTTGGCATGGCTATGTTAACTAGTGGAGCTGGGTTTTTTAGTGCCTTCTCCCCAAACTATATATCATTGTTGATTTTTCGTTTTTTGGTTGGCATTGGCCTGGGCGGAGGGCCTGTATTTAAATCCTGGTTTCTAGAGTTTGTTCCTGCTCGAAAAAGGGGCACCTGGATGGTTGTCCATTCAACTTTTTGGACATTTGGAACAATGTTTGAGGCTACACTTGCATGGGTatgttctatatatatttcctgATATCTCCAGCTATTATTCAAGTAAATATTCTAAGAACTGTGTTGTCTAAATTAGAGAAAGAAGATTTGATGGAGTGATATTCTaatctatattatatataatattggaAGTAACATGAACCAGGATAAATTACTAAATCCACAAGATAGTGTAGTCAATTCAAGACCCATCTCCTTAACTTGGAGAGAAAATAGACTTTCTGGGTCAATTTTCTTGTTTATTCTCATTAATGCATACTTACATAAATAGCCAAGAATGAGATATCCTTATATATCCTCACATCACAATCTAATCCTAAAAAATCGGAACCAACTcctatttaaattcaaatagaaaataaaataaaattgaacatTGAAATAATATCATAATCTTCAATCTGACAACTGGATTTTacaatcaaagagaaaatgTTTTCAGGTTGACTAGATTTTCaatccaaccaaacacatgtaaaatgttttctgtAAAACCTTTTCCATCGAATCAAACACAGCCTAAACTTCAAGCTTCATCAATATGAATTGGTAAGTTGCGGGTCATAACTAGAAGCCTTGCATTTAATTTTGCAAAGCCCCTGTTACACCACCTCATCACAtcatttatcttattttttattttatttttttaaacaatgtttGGTAtgaagaaatattaaaaatattaactttATAAATACAATCATTTAATTTTAGCTCTTCTTCTTCCCATTTTTTCTTATGTAACCATTACTCTTTTTCCAACTCTTCTTCCCATTATTAATCCCCTTCTGTACTGTTATTTTTCCTCCACTCCTTCCTCTCAATTTTCTACTTTTCTTCtactcattttcttttctataaattttctattattttctttatacatttctctctctttcagtCTATGTTTTTCCcgttaatttatatatatatatatatatatttttttttttttaaatagtgatctctcactctcaattcttttttgctttattttgattCTCTTCTTTCTTGTAGTGGAtattgttttattcttttttgcagCTTTGCTTTTGGttgatgagtttttttatttttcacaaatcCACTTTGAATTGATATGTTTTagactttttagtactattatGTTTCTTAATTCTCCATCACAGATCCCCACTCTTCCTCTAATAACTATGGCTAAGTGAAATTTGTCAATTGTTAAAATACATAGAAgtgaatatatttcttttaaaaccaGTAGGAAGATAATCAAAGTATTGCAAATGTTGACAAGGTCAGTTTCACTGACTTGGAAGAGACTTAATGACTTAAAGGCGACATGACTTATGTACTTAATCATTTGATTGCCATGGGGAAAACAGTTCAGTTGAAATAAACTTCAGATTCTGCTTTTTGAGTGTTAAAATTCTGTCATGTGGTCTTGAGACAATtgaccaaacacagcctaacaTACTAGCGAGTAAAGACCATAATACAAAGGGACGAGAACTAGTTGCAACTTAATTATTATGTCATTTGTATTGCAGATAGTCATGACAAGATTGAATTGGTGGTGGCTATTGGCTTTCTCCTCTGTACCAGCAtttgctttgcttttcttttgtACTCTTGTACCAGAGTCTCCAAGGTTTCTGTGTATGAAAGGTAATACCATTGATGCACATCACATTCTGGAAAAAATTGCTTGTCTCAACCGGACAGAGATACCTTCTGGCATGCGTGTTTCCAATGCAGAAGAGAGACAAGATGAAGAGTTTGATCCAACAGAGGAAACTCATTTACTCTCCTCAACTAAAAAGAAGACTGAGGAATTGAAAAAAGGCCTCTCAttgttttttaaacttttctcgTCAAGCTTAGCTCGAACAACCCTTCTCCTATGGTCGTTATATTTTGGAATTGATTTCTTATATTATGGTATTATATTTCTGACCACTGAGCTAAGTAGTGTGGAAAGCAAATGTGGCTCAACCATGTTCCATCTAGAAAATCTCCAGGATAATAGCCTTTACATAAATGCATTTATCACAAGTTTGGCAGGTAATCTATGTCTAGTGTCTACTTTCTTCTAAACTATTTCAGATTCCTTTTTAAGTCCAATTACAGATGAGGtattaatcaattttattttccagAGTTTCCAGGGCTTCTGTTATCAGCAATAATTGTCGATAGAGTAGGACGCAAGCTTTCAGTGATAATTATGTCCGTCTTAGCTTTCATAATCCTTCTTCCACTGGTTTTCCATCAGTCTGCTATTTTAACAATAGGGTTATTGTTTGGAGTTCGCATGTGCGCCATGGGAATCTTGACAGTCGCACATATATATGCTCCTGAGGTATCTCTCataatttcttttgaaaagaGTTTTTCTTTTGGACTTCAGCATTATTGCAGTCAATGAAGAGAATTTTAGCAGTTGAAactcagattttttatttatctatcagagactttaccagttaaatTAACTAAAACTCCCAGCAAACAAGTCCATAGTGAACTATgaagatgagtttttttttttttttttttttttttcaaattgtatatttttatgaGTTAAAAATCCCGTTGAGTTTAATCTTCAAGGTTTTTCATTCCTTAAGAAATTAAttactcatttttctttcccATGCATCTCGACATTAACCTTTCTACAGATAATGTAGAAAactattgttgaattcatagtGTTTGCAActaaattattagtttttttttttttttttagttataccCAACTTCTGTGAGAACAACTGGGGCTGGAGTTGCAAACGCTATGGGAAGAATTGGTGGAATGATATGCCCCTTAGTAGCAGTTGGATTAGTAACTGATTGCCACCAAACAGCTGCCATTATTCTATTTGAGGCTGTCATAGTTCTTTCAGCCATCTCTGCTCTTCTGCTTCCATTTGAAACCAAGGGCCGGGAACTAAGTGACAACTTAGCCGTATCAAAGTCTACAGAAGTTCCAGAATTTGGTGATTAGTTTATACCCTCACAC encodes:
- the LOC126707693 gene encoding organic cation/carnitine transporter 7-like, producing the protein MEDQSLVFTLDEALDAVGFGNFQALVLAYAGLGWFAEATEFMLITFVGPEVESEWGLSSGQESLLTTVVFAGMLVGAYIGGLISDTYGRRKFFLGMAMLTSGAGFFSAFSPNYISLLIFRFLVGIGLGGGPVFKSWFLEFVPARKRGTWMVVHSTFWTFGTMFEATLAWIVMTRLNWWWLLAFSSVPAFALLFFCTLVPESPRFLCMKGNTIDAHHILEKIACLNRTEIPSGMRVSNAEERQDEEFDPTEETHLLSSTKKKTEELKKGLSLFFKLFSSSLARTTLLLWSLYFGIDFLYYGIIFLTTELSSVESKCGSTMFHLENLQDNSLYINAFITSLAEFPGLLLSAIIVDRVGRKLSVIIMSVLAFIILLPLVFHQSAILTIGLLFGVRMCAMGILTVAHIYAPELYPTSVRTTGAGVANAMGRIGGMICPLVAVGLVTDCHQTAAIILFEAVIVLSAISALLLPFETKGRELSDNLAVSKSTEVPEFGD